One part of the Pieris napi chromosome 4, ilPieNapi1.2, whole genome shotgun sequence genome encodes these proteins:
- the LOC125048931 gene encoding hairy/enhancer-of-split related with YRPW motif protein 1-like produces the protein MQYSEDDDSQNGFSESTQGLSKAELRKTNKPIMEKKRRARINNCLNELKDLLLDSMDKDPARHSKLEKADILEMTVKHLQTLQRQQLAAAIAADPGVLHRFKAGFGDCAVEVRRYLSRLASVPTGLRYRLGNHLNSCISGIEHLHPSEYAPLVPDPLRLDDERPSAFHYVKSTRPTSPPLSPLSCDSACDSSTELETPPRPVKTYPFPTPPSHSASDQDTSPEQKATVSSTTISPEMLKQEALRNKKLMEPLSIVIDVENYKIGIDASPKRAVDYSIRHKYKRHADSLGPPAKVLRLDEKSTPQKREEHATLESFRRVPERILRTEKKLSLPQSIPVPMEVPSQSRSVISHTAESLAQSSTSKVEKDKAEADTSSKSPVQGTSTEMWRPW, from the exons ATGCAGTACAGTGAAGACGATGATTCTCAAAATGGGTTTTCGGAATCGACTCAAGGATTATCTAAGGCAGAGTTGAGAAAG ACAAATAAGCCAATAATGGAAAAGAAGCGGCGCGCGCGCATCAACAATTGCCTCAATGAACTGAAGGATTTACTACTGGACTCTATGGACAAAGAC ccAGCACGCCATTCAAAATTAGAAAAAGCGGATATTTTAGAAATGACAGTGAAGCATCTTCAGACTCTTCAAAGACAGCAGCTCGCAGCAGCAATAGCGGCCGACCCGGGAGTCCTTCATCGCTTTAAAGCCGGCTTCGGTGACTGCGCAGTGGAAGTCCGAAGATACCTCTCAAGACTAGCAAGCGTTCCAACTGGACTCCGCTATCGACTAGGAAACCATCTCAACTCATGTATCTCCGGAATTGAACACCTACATCCCTCTGAATATGCGCCCCTGGTACCAGACCCTTTAAGACTCGACGATGAAAGACCCAGCGCCTTCCACTATGTCAAATCCACGCGACCAACCAGCCCACCATTGAGCCCCTTGTCGTGTGACTCAGCATGCGATTCCTCAACAGAACTAGAAACTCCTCCTCGCCCAGTTAAAACATATCCCTTCCCAACACCACCCAGCCATTCGGCGTCAGACCAAGACACAAGCCCTGAACAAAAAGCAACGGTGTCCTCAACTACAATTTCCCCAGAAATGCTAAAACAAGAAGCCTTAAGGAATAAAAAGCTTATGGAACCACTGTCAATAGTTATAGATGTTGAGAACTACAAAATCGGGATAGATGCATCACCAAAACGCGCTGTGGACTACTCAATCAGACACAAATATAAACGTCACGCTGACAGTTTAGGACCGCCAGCTAAAGTCTTGCGGTTGGATGAAAAGTCCACGCCACAGAAGAGAGAAGAACATGCAACCTTAGAATCGTTCAGAAGAGTACCAGAAAGGATATTGCGTACTGAAAAGAAGTTATCGCTACCGCAAAGTATTCCTGTACCGATGGAGGTGCCATCTCAAAGCCGATCTGTTATAAGCCATACTGCGGAGTCCTTGGCTCAGTCCAGCACGAGTAAGGTGGAAAAAGACAAGGCAGAAGCAGACACAAGTTCGAAATCTCCTGTTCAAGGCACGAGTACTGAGATGTGGCGGCCTTGGTGA
- the LOC125049046 gene encoding centrosomal protein of 131 kDa, with protein sequence MVKILLNNDLEFVMSKENNNLRLLGSPVNLSYRNKKREDKKNNKGRPRSALQNSSVSDNQEHYKRPFSADTKDRAPTTRSFFKAFSAELLQSYSNSPLTVKVLPPTEQLLGTSKTFGKNAFKKNKEICSNASDIGSEDTFISLGTKIKAKAQSGPKNRNSNPKNALRYRSIAKKNKIMDDTNNCLTKDNYGMEITITERPRSTSPIRYRDIYQHRSFSPPLKNQYDSYFLAFNENNKNTYVPNYTSSLSVDEANALDVFDRRQMQTKPQLSLVEEESTQDLDSNVSQNVISLPRDSCLDNKDLKQNDSNDFKFTTNCLDNSDKEKEDFTNESHTYRAFLNDFHKNLIDKSKTSSRVHTDSSSKDSGYPESAVKEDKQYYQNYSLPSTSFNLISQEIKEPRSFDSASSKENSKENSDKWAEPLNHSRLLYKDFFLKKEGNLALPPQNTPKKDNAPSTSEDSTSSKLDDNVNLEYPSYLLNSSTKAYTSKVIEDYKKEIAAINTLHELTLKDIKTDAISPTPLNINEMFDQYSTTNDNSTSNNDDSKAIDKNLLDVKTSDIAKVSTKELIQNYLKVKSDYKPENVRNTKKFDKKFNNIQSKNEENSGYKRFWNNRNAKNVEKNLSANTQSNGFTTRTPLSARIDSVQTDKDIESWMSLSASSPRLLELDKEDTIDITQNKEEAQRPKSPLTKEIDAEKTETPINTDIEKSKELSANSTVLDIYSMLKEIESYGDNPVTSVADTQKSKEEERSFSPKDNFMEIFQFLEKVEQSANDALSVVTTTTPQTMPKLESLLKLPQTELAQRLVTASLQLEERSCCIALLQESLTNHKEQMISKISNLEKQSHRNIGKVKQECEETIKRHQNFIDQLINDKKTLNHRIEELVDERRSLEERWKRSAQTLEERYKLELKNQHDKMAAAQQVARQRWVRQKAEKIKELTVKGLEGELREMAERQQKEVSDLKMFHAEQIGKLKAQCANEMEELRRTLEKEKEEALVKERQLASTRMEKQILELEVTYQEQRTRLVAELRAENERVAHELSERDRLQKEEFEKWREEQERLLEIKKQNIELEIKKEKEKLEEQMNEKRLQLDADFEKHKREFEADQQVLFKRRVTELTAQHKLERDREIEKAIESLEAEAQTGRKELQDALRRNKEHYETELKELAETEAATLKRYQDAQARIRLQEDKCAEMEVKISQLETRNRVLTEKNIQLEGRAEEIKSSCEEAWKNKVEALQREIEEMKRTHEEQMHQLYAKVKVAVARKDSAIQALTRESAKYQEKVTLLEQKLQQQRKDFLKSK encoded by the exons ATggtgaaaattttattaaataacgatTTAGAGTTTGTAATGtcgaaagaaaataataatttgcggTTACTTGGTTCACCTGTTAATTTatcatatagaaataaaaagcgaGAAgataagaagaataataaaggCCGGCCCCGTTCAGCTCTACAAAATTCCTCTGTTtcg GATAACCAGGAACATTACAAGAGACCTTTCTCTGCTGACACAAAGGATAGGGCACCAACAACTAGGTCTTTTTTCAAGGCTTTTAGTGCTGAACTGCTTCAGTCATACAGTA attcCCCACTTACTGTAAAAGTGTTGCCACCCACAGAGCAATTGCTAGGAACTTCTAAAACATTTGgaaaaaatgcttttaaaaagaataaggAGATATGTAGCAATGCCTCGGATATTGGTTCAGAGGATACATTTATAAGCTTAGGTACTAAAATTAAAGCCAAAGCACAATCAGGACCAAAGAACAGAAATTCGAATCCAAAGAACGCTTTAAGATACAGAAGCATAgctaagaaaaacaaaattatggaTGACACAAATAATTGTTTGACTAAAGACAATTATGGAATGGAAATAACCATTACAGAACGGCCAAGATCGACATCACCAATTAGATATAGGGATATATATCAACATAGATCATTTTCACCTCCTTTAAAGAACCAATatgattcatattttttagccttcaatgaaaacaataaaaacacttaTGTGCCTAACTATACATCTTCCCTGAGTGTAGATGAGGCTAATGCATTGGATGTTTTTGACCGTCGGCAGATGCAAACAAAACCACAACTGTCTTTAGTGGAGGAAGAATCTACACAAGATCTCGATAGTAATGTTTCACAAAATGTGATTAGCTTGCCACGTGACAGTTGTCTAGACAATAaggatttaaaacaaaatgacagtaatgattttaaatttacaacaaactGTTTAGATAATAGTGATAAAGAGAAAGAAGATTTTACAAATGAATCACACACTTACAGAGCATTTTTGAATGATTtccataaaaatttaattgacaaAAGTAAAACAAGCTCAAGAGTTCACACAGATTCTTCTTCTAAGGATTCTGGTTACCCAGAGAGTGCTGTCAAAGAAGATAAACagtattatcaaaattattcaCTGCCTTCGACATCCTTCAATCTGATATCACAGGAAATCAAAGAACCAAGAAGCTTTGATAGTGCGTCATCTAAAGAAAAtagtaaagaaaattcagATAAATGGGCGGAGCCTTTAAACCACAGTAGATTACTatacaaagatttttttcttaagaAAGAAGGTAATTTAGCATTACCGCCACAAAATACACCTAAAAAAGACAATGCACCAAGTACAAGTGAAGATTCCACTAGCTCAAAATTAGatgataatgttaatttagaaTATCCATCATATCTCCTGAATAGTTCTACTAAAGCATACACTTCTAAAGTTATTGAAgattacaaaaaagaaatagcTGCTATAAATACATTGCACGAGCTTActttaaaagatataaaaaccGACGCAATTTCACCTACACCTCTCAACATCAATGAAATGTTTGACCAATATTCTACCACAAACGACAATTCAACCTCCAATAATGACGATTCTAAAGCAATTGATAAGAATTTGTTAGACGTAAAGACCAGTGATATAGCAAAGGTTTCAACTAAGgagttaatacaaaattacctAAAGGTGAAGAGTGATTATAAACCGGAAAACGTAAGGAATACAAAAAAGTTCGATAagaaatttaacaatatacagTCTAAGAATGAAGAAAATTCGGGCTACAAAAGATTTTGGAATAACAGAAATGCAAAGAATGTAGAGAAAAATTTATCAGCAAATACACAGAGCAATGGTTTTACAACACGCACTCCATTAAGTGCGCGAATAGACAGTGTACAAACAGACAAAGATATAGAATCTTGGATGTCACTCTCTGCTTCATCTCCGAGACTCCTAGAGCTAGATAAAGAGGATACAATAGATATAACACAGAATAAAGAAGAAGCACAAAGACCAAAAAGTCCACTAACCAAAGAAATTGATGCAGAAAAGACTGAAACTCCAATTAATACTGATATTGAAAAGTCAAAGGAATTAAGTGCTAATTCCACAGTACTTGATATTTATTCAATGCTTAAAGAAATAGAGAGTTATGGTGACAACCCAGTGACTTCAGTAGCTGATACGCAGAAGTctaaagaagaagaaagaagtTTTAGTCCAAAGgataattttat GGAAATATTCCAGTTTTTGGAGAAAGTTGAACAAAGTGCGAACGACGCGTTATCCGTTGTTACAACTACAACACCTCAGACAATGCCTAA ACTGGAATCACTACTCAAGTTGCCACAAACGGAGCTCGCTCAGCGCTTAGTGACGGCCTCTTTACAGTTAGAAGAAAGGTCTTGTTGTATTGCTCTTTTGCAGGAAAGCCTTACGAATCATAAAGAACAG ATGATTTCGAAAATAAGTAATCTTGAAAAGCAGTCGCATCGCAATATTGGTAAGGTAAAGCAGGAGTGTGAAGAGACCATCAAAAGACACCAGAATTTTATTGATCag TTGATAAACGACAAGAAAACACTAAACCACAGAATAGAGGAGTTGGTTGACGAACGAAGATCCCTAGAGGAAAGATGGAAGAGATCTGCGCAAACACTCGAAGAGAGATATAAACTGGAGCTAAAAAACCAACACGACAAAATGGCCGCCGCACAACAG GTGGCTAGACAACGCTGGGTCCGACAGAAAGCGGAAAAAATCAAG GAACTAACTGTAAAAGGTTTAGAAGGAGAATTAAGAGAAATGGCGGAGAGGCAACAAAAAGAAGTGTCGGATTTGAAGATGTTTCATGCGGAACAAATTGGTAAACTTAAAGCGCAATGTGCGAACGAGATGGAAGAACTTAGGCGTACTCTTGAGAAAGAGAAGGAAGAGGCCCTTGTTAAAGAGAGACAGCTAGCTAGTACCAG GATGGAGAAACAAATACTAGAATTAGAAGTGACGTATCAAGAGCAAAGAACGAGATTAGTCGCGGAACTGCGCGCTGAGAACGAACGAGTTGCGCACGAGTTGAGTGAAAGAGATAGACTACAGAAAGAGGAGTTTG aaaaatggCGAGAGGAGCAAGAGCGTTTATTGGAAATAAAGAAGCAAAATATAGAACTTGAAATAAAGaaggaaaaagaaaaacttgag GAACAAATGAACGAGAAACGCTTACAACTAGACGCAGATTTTGAGAAACACAAAAGAGAATTCGAAGCAGACCAGCAAGTATTGTTCAAGAGGAGAGTGACAGAGCTAACGGCGCAACACAAGTTGGAGAGAGATAGAGAGATCGAGAAGGCCATAGAGAGTTTGGAAGCGGAGGCTCAGACGGGAAGAAAGGAGCTGCAAGATGCATTAAG GAGAAACAAAGAACACTATGAGACTGAATTGAAGGAATTGGCAGAGACTGAAGCAGCGACCTTGAAGCGTTATCAAGATGCCCAGGCCAGGATTAGATTGCAGGAAGATAAAT GTGCTGAGATGGAAGTGAAAATAAGCCAATTAGAAACCAGAAATAGAGTTTTGACAGAg aaaaatatacaattggAAGGACGCGCTGAAGAAATAAAGTCGAGCTGCGAAGAGGCTTGGAAGAATAAAGTAGAAGCATTGCAGAGAGAGATAGAAGAGATGAAGAGGACACACGAAGAGCAGATGCATCAGCTCTATGCcaa GGTGAAAGTAGCAGTTGCCAGAAAAGACTCCGCTATCCAGGCCTTAACTCGAGAAAGTGCTAAATATCAGGAGAAGGTGACTCTCCTGGAACAAAAATTACAACAACAGAGGAAAGATTTTCTCAAAtcgaaataa